Proteins encoded together in one Salmo trutta chromosome 3, fSalTru1.1, whole genome shotgun sequence window:
- the LOC115168177 gene encoding disintegrin and metalloproteinase domain-containing protein 19 isoform X2 has protein sequence MSPGERLTRFKLCSVYSHLSLYLIVVICCVGSFVSDQNAAAEEQSPQENNHRIEHLESYEITYPHWLQPARHRRSIHGEKHPSEAEVLITAEGEEMTLRLHRNEQLLAPGYQEIWYSPSGSRQTSYSPSTGHCFYHGDVQGVEGSSVALSTCSGLRGLVTVNTSVSYLIEPLPAVTMDTQPPHAVFRAENLRLPNGTCGQHHSNQGQGEGLGDLIQGMMSPWGGRERRDVGQSMKYVELLLVADHAEFQKHGGDLNRTKRKLLEVANYVDKYYKSLSIRVAVIGLEVWSDQDRISVSGNPYSTLGAFLAWRRKQLHTLPNDNAQLITGVAFQGTTIGLAPLRAMCSEYQSGGVNSDHSDSAVGVAATMAHEMGHNFGMSHDSPECCQAKADDGGCIMAAATGHPFPRVFNGCNQRELSRYLSSGGGKCLFNLPNTRAMHGGQRCGNGYLEDGEECDCGDEEECSSPCCNANNCTLKAGAECSHGVCCHNCKLKSPGVLCRTPSGSCDLPEYCDGKAESCPSNLYLVDGTSCAGGRAYCYTGMCLTLEQQCQSLWGRDGRAAPDLCFKKVNEAGDSFGNCGKDMLGKYRGCRDRDARCGKIQCVSSASKPLETNAVPIDTTVRVGNGKILCRGTHVYRQGQGDEEQGDTLDPGLVMTGTKCGEDSICFGGECRNASFLRADECNAKCHGHGLCNNNHHCHCDSGWAPPLCDQEGTGGSVDSGPVINHSSIRPVLLLLPWVIFVLLAAVGLWCCYSHKLHKHFPLKTSVSPPKTICPVSCSVPAEAKHLQANSPANGHLANSLANSHANPTFLLKRQGSDRLSQSTPCPSPSTRHPVFCPTIKPPPIPAYIAQQRQALSQPQPSLQPQPQPSPQPKPQPSFQPQPSVQPQPQPSPQPKPQPSLQSKPQHSLQPKPQPSPQPQPSLQSKPQHSLQPKPQPSPQPQPSLQSKPRPSLLPLPQPKPKPPPIPSHLAQQKGPLQVLHPAILPPCPQSSPSTPHTHRPDPPNRPPPPCPLSKPQISSDVIQRGKSNLAPPGGQKKPSRSQNMISGRR, from the exons GCAGTTATTGGCCCCCGGATATCAGGAGATATGGTACAGTCCCAGCGGTTCCCGCCAGACCTCCTATTCACCCAGCACT GGCCACTGTTTCTACCATGGtgacgtccagggtgtggaggggTCCAGTGTAGCACTCAGCACCTGCTCAGGTCTCAG GGGACTGGTTACGGTGAACACCAGTGTCAGCTACCTGATAGAACCCCTGCCCGCTGTCACCATGGATACACAGCCTCCTCACGCCGTGTTCCGAGCCGAGAACCTCCGTTTGCCCAACGGAACCTGCGGGCAACACCATAGCAACCAGGGCCAGGGGGAGGGGCTGGGTGACCTCATCCAGGGAATGATGTCACCGTGGGGCGGAAGG GAGCGTAGAGACGTGGGCCAGAGTATGAAGTATGTAGAGCTGCTGCTGGTAGCTGACCATGCTGAG tTTCAGAAGCATGGCGGGGACTTAAATAGGACGAAAAGGAAACTGCTGGAGGTGGCTAACTACGTAGACAAG taCTACAAGTCTCTAAGTATTCGTGTGGCAGTGATCGGTCTGGAGGTGTGGTCTGACCAGGACAGGATCAGTGTGTCTGGTAACCCCTACAGTACCCTGGGAGCTTTCCTGGCTTGGAGACGCAAACAGCTACACACACTACCTAATGACAACGCTCAACTCATCAC GGGCGTGGCGTTTCAGGGCACCACCATTGGGCTGGCCCCTCTCAGAGCCATGTGCTCAGAGTACCAGTCAGGGGGAGTCAACTCA GACCACTCTGACAGTGCTGTGGGCGTGGCAGCGACCATGGCCCACGAGATGGGGCATAACTTTGGCATGAGCCACGACAGCCCTGAGTGCTGCCAGGCCAAGGCTGATGATGGAGGCTGCATCATGGCTGCTGCCACTGG CCACCCATTCCCGCGTGTGTTTAATGGCTGTAACCAGCGGGAGCTGAGCAGGTATCTGAGCTCCGGAGGGGGGAAGTGTCTGTTCAACCTCCCCAACACCAGAGCCATGCATGGTGGGCAGCGCTGTGGGAACGGGTacctggaggatggagaggagtgtGACTGTGGAGATGAGGAG GAGTGTTCCAGTCCCTGCTGTAATGCCAACAACTGTACTCTGAAGGCTGGAGCAGAGTGTTCCCACGGAGTCTGCTGTCACAACTGTAAG ttgaaGAGTCCAGGTGTGTTGTGTCGTACTCCATCCGGGTCATGTGACCTACCCGAGTACTGTGATGGGAAGGCGGAGTCTTGTCCTTCTAACTTATACTTGGTGGATGGTACTTCCTGTGCCGGGGGGCGGGCCTACTGCTACACCGGCATGTGTCTCACCCTGGAGCAGCAGTGTCAATCACTCTGGGGGCGGG ATGGCCGTGCTGCTCCAGACCTGTGCTTTAAGAAGGTGAACGAGGCAGGAGACTCCTTTGGAAACTGTGGCAAAGACATGCTGGGTAAATACAGAGGATGCAGAGACAG GGATGCTAGATGTGGTAAGATTCAGTGTGTGAGTTCAGCCTCCAAGCCCCTGGAGACTAACGCTGTTCCCATCGACACCACGGTCCGAGTGGGTAACGGGAAGATCCTCTGTAGGGGGACACACGTTTACCGACAAGGCCAGGGGGACGAGGAACAGGGGGACACACTGGACCCAGGACTGGTCATGACCGGGACTAAGTGTGGAGAGGACtcg aTCTGTTTCGGAGGAGAGTGCCGCAACGCGTCTTTCCTGAGAGCGGATGAGTGCAATGCCAAGTGCCACGGCCATGGG ctGTGTAACAACAATCACCACTGCCACTGTGACTCAGGCTGGGCCCCTCCCCTGTGTGACcaggaggggacaggagggagTGTCGACAGTGGCCCTGTCATTAACCACA GCAGTATACGTCCTGTCCTGTTGCTCCTCCCTTGGGTTATCTTTGTCCTATTGGCTGCTGTGGGACTGTGGTGCTGCTACAGCCATAAACTACATAAACACTTTCCTCTCAAGACCTCGGTCTCACCACCCAAGACAAT ttgtccagtcAGTTGTTCAGTCCCTGCTGAAGCCAAACATCTACAAGCCAACAGTCCTGCCAACGGTCACCTTGCCAACAGTCTTGCCAACAGCCATGCCAACCCAACCTTCCTACTGAAGAGACAGGGCTCAGACAGGCTG AGTCAGTCCACACCTTGCCCCAGCCCCTCCACCAGGCACCCTGTCTTCTGTCCCACAATTAAACCCCCTCCCATACCTGCTTACATAGCCCAGCAGAGACAGGCTCTATCCCAGCCCCAACCCTCTCTCCAGCCCCAGCCTCAACCCTCCCCCCAGCCCAAGCCACAACCATCCTTCCAGCCCCAACCCTCTGTCCAGCCCCAGCCTCAACCCTCCCCCCAGCCCAAGCCCCAGCCATCCCTTCAGTCCAAGCCCCAACACTCTCTCCAGCCCAAGCCTCAACCCTCCCCCCAGCCCCAGCCATCCCTCCAGTCCAAGCCCCAACACTCTCTCCAGCCCAAGCCTCAACCCTCCCCCCAGCCCCAGCCATCCCTCCAGTCCAAGCCCCGaccctctctcctgcctctgcCGCAGCCCAAGCCTAAACCTCCTCCCATCCCCAGCCACCTAGCCCAGCAAAAAGGACCCCTCCAGGTCCTTCATCCAGCCATCCTGCCCCCCTGCCCTCAGTCCTCCCCCtcaacacctcacacacacagacctgacccCCCCAACAGACCCCCACCCCCCTGCCCACTCTCCAAACCCCAAATATCATCAGATGTGATACAGAGAGGAAAGTCCAATCTGGCGCCACCTGGTGGACAGAAGAAACCCAGCAG ATCCCAAAACATGATctcagggaggagatga
- the LOC115168177 gene encoding disintegrin and metalloproteinase domain-containing protein 19 isoform X1, which translates to MSPGERLTRFKLCSVYSHLSLYLIVVICCVGSFVSDQNAAAEEQSPQENNHRIEHLESYEITYPHWLQPARHRRSIHGEKQHPSEAEVLITAEGEEMTLRLHRNEQLLAPGYQEIWYSPSGSRQTSYSPSTGHCFYHGDVQGVEGSSVALSTCSGLRGLVTVNTSVSYLIEPLPAVTMDTQPPHAVFRAENLRLPNGTCGQHHSNQGQGEGLGDLIQGMMSPWGGRERRDVGQSMKYVELLLVADHAEFQKHGGDLNRTKRKLLEVANYVDKYYKSLSIRVAVIGLEVWSDQDRISVSGNPYSTLGAFLAWRRKQLHTLPNDNAQLITGVAFQGTTIGLAPLRAMCSEYQSGGVNSDHSDSAVGVAATMAHEMGHNFGMSHDSPECCQAKADDGGCIMAAATGHPFPRVFNGCNQRELSRYLSSGGGKCLFNLPNTRAMHGGQRCGNGYLEDGEECDCGDEEECSSPCCNANNCTLKAGAECSHGVCCHNCKLKSPGVLCRTPSGSCDLPEYCDGKAESCPSNLYLVDGTSCAGGRAYCYTGMCLTLEQQCQSLWGRDGRAAPDLCFKKVNEAGDSFGNCGKDMLGKYRGCRDRDARCGKIQCVSSASKPLETNAVPIDTTVRVGNGKILCRGTHVYRQGQGDEEQGDTLDPGLVMTGTKCGEDSICFGGECRNASFLRADECNAKCHGHGLCNNNHHCHCDSGWAPPLCDQEGTGGSVDSGPVINHSSIRPVLLLLPWVIFVLLAAVGLWCCYSHKLHKHFPLKTSVSPPKTICPVSCSVPAEAKHLQANSPANGHLANSLANSHANPTFLLKRQGSDRLSQSTPCPSPSTRHPVFCPTIKPPPIPAYIAQQRQALSQPQPSLQPQPQPSPQPKPQPSFQPQPSVQPQPQPSPQPKPQPSLQSKPQHSLQPKPQPSPQPQPSLQSKPQHSLQPKPQPSPQPQPSLQSKPRPSLLPLPQPKPKPPPIPSHLAQQKGPLQVLHPAILPPCPQSSPSTPHTHRPDPPNRPPPPCPLSKPQISSDVIQRGKSNLAPPGGQKKPSRSQNMISGRR; encoded by the exons GCAGTTATTGGCCCCCGGATATCAGGAGATATGGTACAGTCCCAGCGGTTCCCGCCAGACCTCCTATTCACCCAGCACT GGCCACTGTTTCTACCATGGtgacgtccagggtgtggaggggTCCAGTGTAGCACTCAGCACCTGCTCAGGTCTCAG GGGACTGGTTACGGTGAACACCAGTGTCAGCTACCTGATAGAACCCCTGCCCGCTGTCACCATGGATACACAGCCTCCTCACGCCGTGTTCCGAGCCGAGAACCTCCGTTTGCCCAACGGAACCTGCGGGCAACACCATAGCAACCAGGGCCAGGGGGAGGGGCTGGGTGACCTCATCCAGGGAATGATGTCACCGTGGGGCGGAAGG GAGCGTAGAGACGTGGGCCAGAGTATGAAGTATGTAGAGCTGCTGCTGGTAGCTGACCATGCTGAG tTTCAGAAGCATGGCGGGGACTTAAATAGGACGAAAAGGAAACTGCTGGAGGTGGCTAACTACGTAGACAAG taCTACAAGTCTCTAAGTATTCGTGTGGCAGTGATCGGTCTGGAGGTGTGGTCTGACCAGGACAGGATCAGTGTGTCTGGTAACCCCTACAGTACCCTGGGAGCTTTCCTGGCTTGGAGACGCAAACAGCTACACACACTACCTAATGACAACGCTCAACTCATCAC GGGCGTGGCGTTTCAGGGCACCACCATTGGGCTGGCCCCTCTCAGAGCCATGTGCTCAGAGTACCAGTCAGGGGGAGTCAACTCA GACCACTCTGACAGTGCTGTGGGCGTGGCAGCGACCATGGCCCACGAGATGGGGCATAACTTTGGCATGAGCCACGACAGCCCTGAGTGCTGCCAGGCCAAGGCTGATGATGGAGGCTGCATCATGGCTGCTGCCACTGG CCACCCATTCCCGCGTGTGTTTAATGGCTGTAACCAGCGGGAGCTGAGCAGGTATCTGAGCTCCGGAGGGGGGAAGTGTCTGTTCAACCTCCCCAACACCAGAGCCATGCATGGTGGGCAGCGCTGTGGGAACGGGTacctggaggatggagaggagtgtGACTGTGGAGATGAGGAG GAGTGTTCCAGTCCCTGCTGTAATGCCAACAACTGTACTCTGAAGGCTGGAGCAGAGTGTTCCCACGGAGTCTGCTGTCACAACTGTAAG ttgaaGAGTCCAGGTGTGTTGTGTCGTACTCCATCCGGGTCATGTGACCTACCCGAGTACTGTGATGGGAAGGCGGAGTCTTGTCCTTCTAACTTATACTTGGTGGATGGTACTTCCTGTGCCGGGGGGCGGGCCTACTGCTACACCGGCATGTGTCTCACCCTGGAGCAGCAGTGTCAATCACTCTGGGGGCGGG ATGGCCGTGCTGCTCCAGACCTGTGCTTTAAGAAGGTGAACGAGGCAGGAGACTCCTTTGGAAACTGTGGCAAAGACATGCTGGGTAAATACAGAGGATGCAGAGACAG GGATGCTAGATGTGGTAAGATTCAGTGTGTGAGTTCAGCCTCCAAGCCCCTGGAGACTAACGCTGTTCCCATCGACACCACGGTCCGAGTGGGTAACGGGAAGATCCTCTGTAGGGGGACACACGTTTACCGACAAGGCCAGGGGGACGAGGAACAGGGGGACACACTGGACCCAGGACTGGTCATGACCGGGACTAAGTGTGGAGAGGACtcg aTCTGTTTCGGAGGAGAGTGCCGCAACGCGTCTTTCCTGAGAGCGGATGAGTGCAATGCCAAGTGCCACGGCCATGGG ctGTGTAACAACAATCACCACTGCCACTGTGACTCAGGCTGGGCCCCTCCCCTGTGTGACcaggaggggacaggagggagTGTCGACAGTGGCCCTGTCATTAACCACA GCAGTATACGTCCTGTCCTGTTGCTCCTCCCTTGGGTTATCTTTGTCCTATTGGCTGCTGTGGGACTGTGGTGCTGCTACAGCCATAAACTACATAAACACTTTCCTCTCAAGACCTCGGTCTCACCACCCAAGACAAT ttgtccagtcAGTTGTTCAGTCCCTGCTGAAGCCAAACATCTACAAGCCAACAGTCCTGCCAACGGTCACCTTGCCAACAGTCTTGCCAACAGCCATGCCAACCCAACCTTCCTACTGAAGAGACAGGGCTCAGACAGGCTG AGTCAGTCCACACCTTGCCCCAGCCCCTCCACCAGGCACCCTGTCTTCTGTCCCACAATTAAACCCCCTCCCATACCTGCTTACATAGCCCAGCAGAGACAGGCTCTATCCCAGCCCCAACCCTCTCTCCAGCCCCAGCCTCAACCCTCCCCCCAGCCCAAGCCACAACCATCCTTCCAGCCCCAACCCTCTGTCCAGCCCCAGCCTCAACCCTCCCCCCAGCCCAAGCCCCAGCCATCCCTTCAGTCCAAGCCCCAACACTCTCTCCAGCCCAAGCCTCAACCCTCCCCCCAGCCCCAGCCATCCCTCCAGTCCAAGCCCCAACACTCTCTCCAGCCCAAGCCTCAACCCTCCCCCCAGCCCCAGCCATCCCTCCAGTCCAAGCCCCGaccctctctcctgcctctgcCGCAGCCCAAGCCTAAACCTCCTCCCATCCCCAGCCACCTAGCCCAGCAAAAAGGACCCCTCCAGGTCCTTCATCCAGCCATCCTGCCCCCCTGCCCTCAGTCCTCCCCCtcaacacctcacacacacagacctgacccCCCCAACAGACCCCCACCCCCCTGCCCACTCTCCAAACCCCAAATATCATCAGATGTGATACAGAGAGGAAAGTCCAATCTGGCGCCACCTGGTGGACAGAAGAAACCCAGCAG ATCCCAAAACATGATctcagggaggagatga